A window from Chrysemys picta bellii isolate R12L10 chromosome 2, ASM1138683v2, whole genome shotgun sequence encodes these proteins:
- the LOC135981304 gene encoding uncharacterized protein LOC135981304: MQSSPAVMAVQSVNRKRAPAWTDREVLDLIAVWGDESVLSELRSKRRNAKIYEKISKDMAERGYSRDATQCRVKIKELRQGYQKTKEANGRSGSHPQTSRFYEALHSILGAAATTTPPVTVDSEDGVVSTAGSSDMLGDVEDEEGDEEGEAVGSAHNADFPDSQDLFITLTEIPYEASPAVTPDTESGEGSATPSVTVSQPSLESHSQRLARIRRRKRRTREDMFSELMACSQAQAAQQTQWRENLTRMHQANMDREERWRQEDQQATQTLLGLLREQTDTLRRLVDVLQERRQEDRAPLQSIYNRPPLPPSPIPTSPKVQRRRGGRVPANSHSTPAESSSSRRLSFPKI; encoded by the exons atgcagagctctccagcagtgatggccgtgcagtctgtgaatagaaagagggccccagcatggactgatcgggaagtcttggatctcatcgctgtgtggggcgatgagtccgtgctttccgagctgcgatccaaaagacggaatgcaaagatctacgagaagatctctaaagacatggcagagagaggatacagccgggatgcaacgcagtgccgcgtgaaaatcaaggagctgagacaaggctaccagaagaccaaagaggcaaacggacgctccggatcccatccccagacatcccgtttctatgaggcactgcattccatcctcggtgcggccgccaccactaccccaccagtgaccgtggactctgaggatggggtagtgtccacggccggttcctcggacatgttaggggacgtggaagatgaggaaggagatgaggagggcgaggcagtcggcagcgctcacaacgctgatttccccgacagccaggatctcttcatcacccttacagagatcccctacgaagcgtccccagccgttaccccggacacagaatctggtgaaggatcagcca ccccatctgtgactgtctcacaacctagcctggaatcacactcccagaggctagcgcggattaggcgtaggaagaggaggacacgggaggacatgttctctgagcttatggcctgttcccaagcccaggcagcacagcagacccagtggcgggagaacttgacccgaatgcaccaagccaacatggatcgggaggagaggtggcggcaggaagaccagcaggcgactcaaacgctgcttggactactgagggagcaaacggacacgctccggcgccttgtggatgttctgcaggaacggaggcaggaggacagagccccgctgcagtccatctataaccgccctcccctgccaccaagtcccatacccacctcacccaaagtgcaaagaaggagaggcggcagagtccctgctaactctcactccacccctgcagagagctctagtagcagaaggctctcatttcccaaaatttga